In one Magallana gigas chromosome 7, xbMagGiga1.1, whole genome shotgun sequence genomic region, the following are encoded:
- the LOC136269949 gene encoding uncharacterized protein — protein MDLCFRMFLFLWMHIHHIQSNDLHQEMFVSNTTMNWTAAAQYCMKRNSTLVSSPIQTTQTDQGKGYWTRKQRRLSPWIHVIGCFKETQIDLSQTVKKTLTSPSVVTCQQTCSMAYYFFFGLQNTSCVCLSDQFSVTEAIDPRLCNTSCSTSEVLNDCGGPGTYSVYKAGDLVFLDEHDLNATYMALKCSPREFVYRQSSTLTVNCQCRRPGTDYFIEFFL, from the exons ATGGACCTATGTTTTAGAATGTTTCTGTTTTTGTGGATGCATATTCATCATATTCAAA gTAACGACTTGCATCAAGAGATGTTTGTATCTAATACGACCATGAACTGGACCGCGGCTGCACAGTACTGCATGAAAAGAAACTCCACTCTTGTGTCTTCTCCCATACAAACCACACAGACAGACCAAGGCAAGGGGTACTGGACAAGAAAGCAACGGAGATTGTCTCCTTGGATTCATGTCATCG GGTGCTTTAAAGAGACTCAGATAGACCTGTCACAGACAGTGAAAAAGACCTTGACCTCTCCGTCAGTGGTCACGTGTCAGCAAACATGTTCCATGGCATATTACTTTTTCTTTGGACTTCAG AACACCAGCTGTGTCTGTCTAAGTGACCAATTTTCCGTCACAGAAGCCATTGATCCACGTTTATGCAATACATCCTGCAGTACATCCGAGGTCCTTAACGACTGTGGCGGCCCCGGGACATACAGTGTTTATAAAGCAG gagatTTAGTATTTCTTGACGAGCATGACCTAAATGCAACATACATGGCTCTGAAATGTTCACCAAGGGAATTTGTATATCGGCAATCCTCCACTTTGACTGTCAACTGCCAATGTAGACGCCCAGGCACAG ACTACTTCATAGAATTCTTCCTGTAA